A segment of the Collimonas fungivorans genome:
TCGATCTTGCCGACGAAATCGACCGTCACGCGGTCGCCGTTCTTGGCTGTGAGGTCGCTGCCGCCATCGCCGTGCGCGCCTTGCTCGCCCTTGACGTGGTAGTGCACGCGCTGCTTGCGCAGGATGTCGATGGTCTTGTCGATTTCGGCATCGCTGACTTCAGCCTTGGTCTTTTCGACTTCAACGCTGGTCAGGTCGCCGATCTTGACTTCAGGATAGATTTCGAAAGTGGCATCGAACGCCAGCGTGCCTTCAGCCACGCCTTCGCTGTTCTTTGGCTCGATCTTCGGGTAACCGGCAACGCGCAGGTTGTTTTCGTTGGCAGCGGTGTTGAAGGCATTGCCGACCTTGTCGTTCAGCACTTCGGTTTCGACCTGGTAGCCGTATTGTGCAGCGACCATCTTCATCGGCACTTTACCTGGGCGGAAGCCAGGCGCTTTTGCGGTGCGGGCGCGGACCTTCAGGCGCTTTTCGACTTCGGTTTGCACTTCGCTCACAGCGATTGTGAGGGTCAGGCGGCGTTCAAGTTTATCCAGAGTTTCGACTGCAGTTGCCATGTGGATCGTCCAAAAATTAAAAATTCCGTGGTGCGGCTAAGGTCAATGCGGGGTAAAACGATGAAATGTTGTCATTTCCACCCCAACCCTGCCGCGCTAAAGTCCGATATTCTATACGTAAAACAGGCCGTTGCGCCAAAACGCATCGCTCCGCACAGGCAATAAACCCGCTTATTTGAGCGGAATCGGGCTGCCGGGAGGCACCGGCACCGCGGTAACGCTGTTTTGCGGGCTGCCGTCGACCAGCTTATCCGAATAGGTCAGGTAAACCAGTGTATTCCGCTTCGGATCGACCAGCCGCACAATATGCAGGCGCTTGAACAGCACCGACATGCGCTCGGTAAATACGTCTTCCTGCAGCGGCAGCTTGGCGCTGAACTGCACTGCGCCGACCTGGCGGCAGGCGATCGAGGCTTCCGCCCTGTCCTCCGCCAGCCCGACCGTGCCTTTGACGCCGCCGGTGCGTGCGCGCGACACATAACAGGTCACGCCCTGCACCTTGGGATCGTCGTAAGCCTCGACCACCACCCGGTCATTGCGCCCGACCCAGCGGAACGCGGTGCTTACCTCGCCCACCTGTTCCGACGCCGCCTGCGCTTCAGATGCCGCACCGCCAACGATTGCCGCAAGACCAAGCAAGGCCAAGCTCTTCCATGCCAGGGATTTTGTACGCATATTTACTCCAGGAAAGAACACGATTGTATGTCGAACAACCCGCATGCCGCTTCAATGTAAACTTCGATGCAAATAAAACGGGCGTAAAAAAACCCTCGTCAGAGGGTTCTTAGATGCCCAGCCAGTCTTCAACATACCGACACAGCTGGTGCGACCGAGAGGACTCGAACCTCCACAAGATTGCTCTCGACAGGACCTAAACCTGTTGCGTCTACCAATTTCGCCACGGTCGCATTTCCAACAAATACAGTGCAACCCCGCTCGGCAGGATTGGACAGCCCGCTATTCTACTGCAAGCCATCCGATATGGCGAGGGGTTGCCTGGCTTACTTGTCAATTTTCTCGCCAAATTCCCGCAAGCTCAGCCGTGGTTATCCGCACCGCTCTCCGGCTGCGGTTTCTTGACCCTGAACCAGGCCGCATACAGCGCCGGCAGGAACAGCAGGGTCAAGCCGGTCGCCACGATCAGGCCGCCCATGATCGCCACCGCCATCGGCCCCCAGAATACCGAACGCGACAAGGGAATCATCGCCAGCACCGCCGCCGCCGCGGTCAGCATGATCGGCCGGCAGCGCCGCACCGCCGATTCGACAATTGCATTCCATGGCGCCACGCCGTTGGCGATATCGTGCTCGATCTGGTCGATCAGGATCACCGAATTGCGGATGATCATGCCGAACAGTGCGATCACTCCCAGCTGGGCGACAAAACCGAACGGCCGGTGCAGCAACAGTAGCGCCGCGGCCGCGCCCGCGACGCCGAGCGGCCCGGTCAGGAACACCAGCAAGGAGCGCGAAAAGCTATGCAGCTGCAGCATCAGCAAAGTGAAGATGATGAAAATCACCAGCGGCACATTGGCGGCGATCGAATCCTGCGCCTTGCCGCTGTCGTGGGCGGCGCCGGCGACGTCGATGATATAACCCGGCGGCAGCTGCGCCCTGATCTTGTCGAGCTGCGGATCGATCTGGGCCGTCACGGTCGGCCCTTGCACGCCGTCGATCACGTCCGCCTGCACCGTGATCGCCCAGTTGCGCCACTCGCGCCACACCACGCCCGGCTCCCACACCAGCTTGACGGTGGCGACCTGCGCCAGCGGCACCGACTTGCCGCTGGCGGTCGGCACATTGGCCTGGTTCAGGGCGTCGATGGTGGCCCGCTCATCCAGCGGCTGGCGCACCACGATATCGATCAGGCGATCGTGCTCGCGGTACTGGCCGATGGTGGTGCCGGTCAGCATGGTGTTGACCGTCTGCATCACGGTTTGCGAGCCGATGCCGAGGGTGCGCAACTTATCCTGGTCAAGGTCTATCCGCAGCACCTTGACCGATTCGTTCCAGTTATCGTTAAGGCCGATGATATTCGGATTGCCGTTCATGACGCTCTTGACCTGGTCGGCAATCGTCCTCACCTTGGCGGCATCGGTACCGCTGACCCGGAACTGCACCGCATACGGCACCGGCGGGCCGCTAGGCAACAGCTTGACGCGCCCGCGCACTTCCGGGAAACCATGCTTGAAGGCCTCGGTGATGCGCAGCCGCAATGCATCGCGCGACGCCAGGTCCTTGGTCAGCAGCACCAGCTGCGCCACATTGGTCTGCGGCAGGATCTGGTCGAGCGGCAGGTAAAAGCGCGGGCTGCCGCTGCCGACGTAAGTGGTCATGCTTTCCAGCTCGGGCGCGGCATGGATGTAGGCTTCGAATTTCTTGGCCTCGGCTTCGGTCGCGGCAAACGACGAACCCTCCGGCAGCCACAGCTCGATCATCAGCTCGGGCCGGCTGGAATCGGGGAAAAACTGCTCCTCGATAAACTTGAAGCCAAATACGCCTAGCGCAAACACCATCAAGGTCAAGGCGATGGTGGTCTTGCGCCACTCGACGCACCAGTTGACGGTGCGCCGCACGCGCGTATAGAACGGCGTATTGAACAATTCATGATGGCCGTCGGCGCCGGCCGCCGGCTTCACCTTCAGCAGCAGGAAGCCGATATAGGGTGTAAACAACACCGCCACCAGCCAGGAAATCAGCAAGGCCAGCGCATTCACCGAAAACATGGAAAAGGTGTATTCGCCGGCAGCCGACTTCGCCAGCCCAATGGGCAGGAAGCCGGCGGCAGTGATCAAGGTCCCGGTCAGCATCGGCATCGCGGTAGAGGTATAGGCAAAGGTTGCCGCCTCCAGCCGCGACAAGCCCTCTTCCATCTTGCGCACCATCATTTCCACCGCGATGATGGCGTCGTCCACCAGCAAACCCAGGGCAATGATCAGCGCCCCCAGCGAGATCTTGTGCAGGTCGATGCTGAAGATGCTCATGAACAGGAACGTCACCGCCAGCACCAGCGGAATCGTCAGGGCCACCACCAGGCCGGGCCGGACGTCGATGCGGAACGGCTTGGTGTGGAAACCGAGCGACAGGAAACTCACCGCCAGCACGATCAGCACCGCTTCCATCAAGGTCTTGAGGAATTCGTTGACCGATTCGGCGACGATTTTCGGCTGGTTCGAAACCCGCTCCAGGTCGATCCCGACCGGCAGCTTGGCCTTGATCTGGGCAGTCATCTTCTCCATGTCCTTGCCTAGCGAGATGATGTCGCCGCCCTTCGCCATCGAGACGCCGAGTCCGATCACTTCTTTGCCGTTGAAGCGCATCTTGGTCTGCGGCGGATCCTGGTATTCGCGTTTGACGACGGCGAAATCGCCTAGCCTGAAGGTGGTGTTGTTGGCCCGCAGCTGCAGGTTTTCCAGGTCCTTGGGCGACGCTAGCGCGCCGCTCACGCGGATCTGCAGGTTATCGGTAGCGGTCGCCAGCACGCCGGTCGACTGCAAGGCGTTTTGCGCACTCAGCTGGTTGACGATGTCTTGCACAGTAATGCCCAGCTGCGAGAATTTTTTCTGCGAAAACTCGATGAAAATCTTTTCATCCTGGACGCCGAACAGATCCACCTTGGCCACCGACGGCAAAGTCAGCAGCTGCTGGCGCACGAAATCGGCGTAGTCCTTGACGTCGGCATAATTGAAACCGTCGCCCGAGACCGCAAAAATCGAGCCGTAGGTTTCACCGAATTCATCGTTGAAGAACGGCCCCACCACGCCTTGCGGCAGGGTCAGCTTGATGTCGTTGATCTTTTTGCGCACCTGGTACCAGGCGTCCGCCGTTTCCTTGGGCGGGGCCGATTCCTGCAAGGTCAGGATGATCAGCGTTTCGCCAGGCTTGGAATAACTGCGGATAGTGTCGATATGCGGCGTTTCCTGCAGCTTCTTTTCCAGCTTGTCGGTGACCTGGTCAGCCATCTGCAGGGCGGTGGCGCCCGGCCACTGGGCCGACACCACCATCGCACGGAAGGTAAACGGCGGATCTTCATCCTGCCCCAGCCGGCCGTAGCTGAGGATGCCGCCGATCACCAGCACCACCATCAGGTAGCGTGTCAGCGGTATGTGTTCAAGCGCCCAACGCGAGAGATTAAAACCGCTCTTTTTGCCGTCGCTCATCGGGCCGCTCCGCCCGTCGTGGCTGCCAACGGCGGGCTTGCAGCCGCTTTACCGGCCGGCAGGCTGCCTTCCGGCCCATTCAGGATGGTGACTTTCTGTCCTGGCTTGAGCTGGTTGACGCCGGCGGTCACCACCTGCTGGCCAGCGCGCAAAGCGCCTTGTATCCATACTTCATTGCCGTGCTGGCCGTCGATCTGCACCGGCACCTGGCGCACCTGATGCACGGTGGCGCCCTCCACCACCCACACCGCGCTATGGTCCTGCACCCGCAGCAGCGCGGTAAGCGGCACCTTGATCGCATTGTCGCTGGTCTTGCTGGTGAAACTGGCGTAGGCGGTCATGCCCAGCTTGACGTTAGGCGTATCGTCCGGGATGGCGATCTTGATGGCGTAGGTGCGCGTCACCGGATCGGCGATCGGCGACACCTCGCGCACCGTGCCGTGGATCACCTGCCTGGGATCAGCCCACAGGCGTACTTGCACGTCACCGCTGCTGCGCAGCTTGTCGACCTGGTTCTCGGGTGCGCCGACCACCACTTCCTTGGCGCCCTGGCGGGCCACGCTGACCACCGGCGTGCCTGCCGCCACCACCTGGCCAGCTTCGGCATTGATGGCGGTAACCACGCCGTCCACATCCGACTCCAGGGTGGCGTAGGCAGTCTGGTTCAACTGCCCCTTGAATGCAGCCTCAGCCTGGTCGTATGTCGCCTGCGCGGACTTGTAGGCCGTATCTTTCGCATCCAGCACAGCCTGGCTGACAAAATTCTTGTCGCGCAGATCCTGGTAGCGTTTCAAGTCAGCCTTGGCGGTATCGCGATTGCTGGCGGCCGAACTGACGGCGGCCACCGCCTGCGCCTGAGCCAGCTGCAAATCCTTGGGATCGAGCCGCATCAGCACCTGGCCGCGCTTGACCACGCTGCCGACATCGACCTGGCGCGCGATGATCTTGCCCGCCACCCGGAAACCCAGCTGGGATTCATAGCGGGCCTGCACCGCGCCCGGCAATTCGGAGGTGACATCGGCATTGGCCGGATTCAGCACCACCACCCGCACCGGGCGGATATCTTCGACCTTTTCAGGGGGTTTGGAACAAGCTGCCAGCAGCAATGTGCAAACAAGCAACAAAGCGGGAGCGCGCATGTGCGCCGAAGCAGCAGCAGCCGGACGCGGATTTATCTGGGTCAACACGTTTTTTCCTTTACTATTCTGGGCTGTCGTTAGCTGTCGTTGCCGGTTTATGCGCCACCGTTCGGCGCGCCATAAAACAATCGATTGCCGAAGCTTCTCACAAATTAATAACTTTCAGGTCAGTTATTATAATTGCGCCGGATTAAGTTTGACCAAAGCTTTTTTCATGCCGGACAATCAGAGACAAATAATGCCTTTTTGATAAAAACATTCTGCCCGCCCTAATGCCCACCAACCATTACGAAAATTTCCCGGTCGCCTCCCTGCTGCTGCCAGCCCGGTTGCGTCCCGCAGTCAAGGCGATCTACGCCTTTGCTCGCAGCGCCGACGACCTCGCCGATGAAGGCGACGCCGCTCCCGAGCAGCGCTTGCGCGCTCTGCACGCCTATGAAACCGCCCTGGACAGGATAGAACATAAGCAGGCGGCGGAAAGCAGCCTGTTCCAGACGCTGGAACAGGTGATCGTGGAATACCGGCTGCCGCTGGCGCCGTTTCGCGACCTGCTGTCCGCCTTCAAGCAGGACGTGGTCACCACCCGCTACAGCCAGTTTCCGGACCTGCTCGACTATTGCCGGCGCTCCGCCAATCCGGTCGGCGCCTTGATGCTGCACCTATACGGCGCGGCGACCGAACAGAACCTGCGCGACTCGGACGCCATCTGCTCGGCATTGCAACTGATTAATTTCTGGCAAGATGTCGCCATCGACTGGGACAAGGCCCGGATCTATCTGCCGCTGGAAGACTTGCAGCGCTTCGGCGTGTCGCAGGCGCAACTGGCCGGCGGCGCGGTGGACCATGCCTGGCGCCGCCTGATGCAGTTCGAGGTACAGCGCGCGCGCAGCATGATGACCGGCTCCCAAGCGCTGGCGCTACGGCTGCCAGGCCGGGTCGGCTGGGAGCTGCGGCTAGTGGTGCAAGGCGGCCTGCGTATCCTGGAACTGCTGGAAGCGGCGGATTACGACATGTTCCGCCAGCGGCCGAAACTCGGCAAAACCGACTGGCTGTTGCTTGCCTGGCGGGCCTTGTGCATGAGATAAGCTAACAAAAATCAGCAAACCACAACGCCGCTCATTCGTATTCTTACGTATACTTCGGGCAAATCGTTTTTTAAGCCGCTTCCCACATTCATGTCCCCAGACGACTACTGCCAGCAAAAAGCCGCCCAGAGCGGCTCCAGTTTTTATTACAGCTTCCTGTTCCTGCCGGCGGAACGGCGGCGCGCCATCACTGCGCTGTACGCCTTCTGCCGCGAAGTGGACGATACGGTCGACGACTGCACCGATGAAAGCGTGGCGCGCACCAAGCTGATGTGGTGGCGCAAGGAAATCGCCGCCATGCTGGCCGGCAATCCATCCCATCCGGTGACCCAGGCGCTGCAGCCCCACTTGCAGACTTATGGACTGGACGGCAAGCACCTGCAAGCGATCATCGACGGCATGGAAATGGACCTTAACCAGACCCGTTACCTGGACTACCCCGGTTTGAAGCAATACTGCTGGCATGTGGCCGGCGTGGTCGGCATCCTGTCGGCCAGCATCTTCGGTGTCAGCCAGCCGCAGACCTTGCAGTTCGCCGAACAGCTCGGCCTTGCATTCCAGCTCACCAATATCATCCGCGATGTCGGCGAAGACGGCCGCAAGGGCCGCATCTACCTGCCGGTCAACGAACTGCAGCAGTTCAACGTCACCGCCGCCGATATCCTGAACGCGCGTTATAGCGAGAATTTTGTGAACCTGATGCGCTTCCAGGTAGCGCGCGCGCAACAGGCTTACGACGATGCGTTTGCCCTGCTGCCCAAAGAAGACCGGCGCGCCCAGCGTCCCGGCCTGATGATGGCTGCCATCTACCGCGCCCTGCTGGACGAGATCGAACGCGACGGCTTCCATGTGCTGAACCAGCGCATTTCGCTGACGCCGATCCGCAAGCTGTGGCTGGCATGGAAGACCTATGTGCGCGGCTGACTCCCTCGCTTCACGGCTCTTTGCCTCGCGCTGACATGGCTATGGAAGCGCAACAAGTCGCGGTAATCGGCGCCGGCTGGGCCGGCTGCAGCGCCGCCGTGGAACTGACCGAGGCCGGCCATCAGGTGACCTTGTTCGAAGCCAGCCGCCAGCTCGGCGGCCGGGCCCGGCGCGTCGACATCAACGAAACCATACTGGACAACGGCCAGCACATCCTGCTCGGCGCCTACAGCCAGACCTTGCAAATGATGCGCAAGGTCGGCATCGATCCGGCCAGCGCCATGCTGCGACTGCCTCTGCAGATGTGCTATCCGGCCGGCAGCGGCGGCATGACTTTTGTGGCGCCGCGCCTGCCGGCGCCTTTGCATCTGCTGGCGGCATTGCTGCGGACCGACGGCCTCGATCGCCAGGACAAGCTGGCGCTGGCGCGCTTTTCTTCGGCGGCGCGCTGGATGGGCTGGCAGCTGCATGACGATTGCAGCGTCAGCACGCTGCTGGAACGGTTCGACCAGACCGAGCGGCTGATCCGGCTGATGTGGCGTCCGCTCTGCATCGCTGCGCTGAATACGCCGCCGGCCCAGGCTTCGGCCCAGGTTTTCCTGGCGGTGCTGCGCGACAGCCTGGGCGCACGCAGGAGCGCCTCGGACATGCTGCTGCCGCGCACCGACCTCAGCAACCTGTTCCCGCAGCAGGCGGCTGCCTTCATTGAAGAACGCGGCGGCAACGTCGAGTCCGGCCACAGCGTCAGGCAATTGCAGCGCAGCAATGAACGAAACGGACGATGGCAGCTGCAAAGCGGCGAGGCCAGCATGGATTTCGACGCAGTCGTCATCGCTACGCCACCTGAAACCGCGGCTATGCTGCTGGACGGCAGCGCCGATGCTGCGCTGCTGACAACCTTGCGCAGCTTCGACTACGAACCGATCACCACCTGTTACCTGCAATACGCCGGCGATACGCGCCTGCCGCGGCCGTTCTTCGCCTTGCTGGACGACCCCGAAAATGCCGGCGGCAGCGCAGCCTGGGGCCAGTTCGTGTTCGACCGCGGCCAGCTCGATCCAGCCCAGGCCGGCCTGCTGGCGGTCGTCATCAGCACCTCCTCCGACGCCATACAAGCCGGCCATGAGGCGCTGGCGCAAGCGGTCGCCGCCCAGCTGGCCGCGGCCTTCAGGCAACCGCAGCTGGCGTCGCCGTCCTGGACCCAGGTCATTTCAGAGAAGCGCGCCACTTTCGCCTGCATCCCGGGGCTGGTGCGGCCGGCCAACGATACCGGCCTGGACAAGTTGCTGCTGGCAGGCGACTACACCGCCAGCGACTATCCGGCGACGCTGGAATCGGCAGTGCGCAGCGGCAGGCAGGCGGCGCGGGAATTGCTGGCGCAGGTACGACAGGCGCCGGCCAGGTGAAAAAGCTTCATGCCAGACGTCAATCGAATTGCACTGTGCATGCATTGTTTTCATCTAAGATAGTGGCAACAGCTACACATAAAAACATCTAGCGGAGAACCCCAATGTCTGTAATCACCTGCGTCGAAGACCTGCGCCTGCTGGCCAAGAAGCGCGTGCCAAAAGCGTTTTACGACTATGCCGACAGCGGTTCATACACCGAATCCACCTACCGCGCCAACAGCAGCGACCTGGCTGCCATCCACCTGCGCCAGCGGGTAGCCATCAATGTCGACCAGCGCTCCACCCGCAGCACCATGATCGGCCATGACGTGACAATGCCGGTGGCGATTGCCCCAACCGGCCTGACCGGCATGCAATGGGCCAACGGTGAAATGCTGGGCGCCATCGCCGCCGAAAAATTCGGCATCCCGTTTACCCTGTCGACCATGAGCATCTGTTCTATCGAAGATGTCGCCAGCGTCACCACCAAGCCGTTCTGGTTCCAGCTGTACGTCATGCGCGACCGCGGCTTCATCAAGTCGCTGATCGACCGCGCCAAGGCTGCCAGATGTTCGGCCCTGGTGCTGACGCTGGATCTGCAGATTCTCGGCCAGCGCCACAAGGACCTGAAAAACGGCATGTCGGTGCCGCCGAAAATGACCCTGGCCAACCTGCTTGATCTCGCCACCAAACCCGGCTGGGCCTTGCGCGCGCTAGGCGGCCGCAAGTCCTTCGGCAACCTTGCCGGCCACGTCTCCGGCGCCGACGGCATCATGACCCTGAGCAAATGGACCGCCAGCCAGTTCGACCCGACCCTGTGCTGGGACGACATTGCCTGGATCAAGGAACAATGGGGCGGCAAGCTGATCCTGAAAGGGATCCTGGATGTGGAAGACGCCAAGATCGCCGCCACCACCGGCGCCGACGCCATCGTCGTCAGCAACCATGGCGGCCGCCAGCTGGACGGCGCGGTATCGTCGATCTCGGCGCTGCCGGCGATTGTCGAGGCAGTGGGAGATCAGGTCGAAGTCTGGTTCGACGGCGGCATCCGCAGCGGCCAGGACGTGCTGAAAGCGGTGGCCCTGGGCGCCAAGGGCACCATGATCGGCCGCGCTTTCCTGTACAGCCTGGGTGCGATGGGAGAAGCCGGCGTCACCAGGATGCTGCAGATCCTGCAGCAGGAACTGGATGTCAACATGGCGCTGACCGGCACCAAAGATATCAAGGATGCGGGACCCCACATCCTGACTTGAAGACAGATACTTGAAGACTACAGTTTGCCGGCCTTCTTGAGGCGGCTGGTCAAGCCGTCGGCGATGTCGTTGTGATCGAATTTTTTGGCCAGGTCGATGGCCGTCATGCCGACATCGTTTTTCAGGGTGACATCGGCGCCGCTATCGAGCAGCAGCTTGACGGTCTCGATCTTGCCGCCGCGCGCGGCCATCATGATCGGCGTCGTATTGTTGGGCGAGCCGGCATCGATATAAGCCGACGCATCCAGCAGCATCTGCACGATTTCATTATTGCCGATCGCCGCCGCGTAATGCAGCGCAGTCCAGCCGGTATTGTTGGGCTCGGCTTCCTTGTCCAGCAAGGCCTTCACCGCCGCTACATCGCCCTTGTAGGAGGCGACCATCAAAGCAGTGTCGCCGTTGCGCGCACGCAGGTTGAGATCAGTGCCTTTGGCATTGAGCAAAACATTAAAGACCTTCTTGGAATCTTCGTGCAAGGCCAGGATCAGGCCGGTGTCGCCGCGCTGTTTCTCCTCCAGGTTCGGACTGACGCCGGCGGCCAGCAATTTTTTCATGCCGCGCTCGTCGTCCAGCTTGACTGCCTTGACATAGTCGTCGAGGTTGCTGGCCTGGCTCAACGACGGCAGGCATGCCAGCGCCAACAGCAACAGCATTGCCGAAAACCGCGAACGGCTGTCGCGGCGACCAGTTAAGTTGTTGAAAATGCGGTTGAAAACGCGGTTAAACATGCGCCTGATCCTTTGCCAGTTTAAACAGATTGAAAAAATTGTCGGTGGTCTGCTGCGCTACCTCGGCCGCCGGCACACCCTTGAGGTTGGCCAGGAATTCGCCGACATGCATGACCCAGCCCGGCTCGTTCATCTTGCCACGGTGCGGCACCGGCGCCAGATACGGCGAATCGGTTTCGATCAAGGTGCTGCTCAAGGGCACCGCCAGCGCCACCGCCTGCAATTCCTTGGCGCTCTTGAAAGTGACGATGCCGGAAAACGAAATATAAAAACCCATCGCCATGGCCGCTTCGGCCACTTCCAGCGATTCGGTAAAACAGTGCATCACGCCGCCGGCGCCGCCGGCATCGGTGCCGGCGCCCTCTTCTTGCATGATGCGGATGGTGTCGGCGGAAGCGGCGCGGGTGTGGATGATCAACGGCTTGCCGGTCGCGCGCGAAGCCCGGATGTGGCGGCGGAAACGCTCGCGCTGCCACTCCAGGTCGCCCTGCAGGCGGTAATAGTCGAGGCCGGTTTCGCCGATGGCTATGATTTTCGGATGGTCGGACAGGCGGACCAGGTCGTCGACACTGGGTTCCGGCGTGTCTTCATAATCAGGATGCACGCCCACCGAAGCGTAGATATGCGGATAGGTCTCGGCCAGTTCCAGCACTTGCGGGAAATCGGGCAAATCCACCGATACGCACAAGGCATGGGTCACCTGGTTTTGCGCCATCTTGGCGAGTACTTCCGGCATCCTGGCGGACAGCTCCGGAAAATTGATATGGCAGTGGGAATCGATATACATGGACAGGATTATATCGCTTGCGGACGCACATCATTGACGATGTGCGTCCGCAGCGGATATTCAATCTCTGGATTTTGCCGGCGGCGGGATGTCAGTCAGCCAGGCCCAAAGCCTGTTTCTGCAGCTGGATCAGTTCGCCGATCCCGCTTTGCGCCAGATCCAGCAAGCTGTTCAGCGTCGGACGATCGAAGGCGACGCCTTCCGCGGTGCCCTGCACTTCGATGAAATGGCCGGTATCGGTCATCACCACATTCATGTCGGTGTCGCAGCCGGAATCTTCGACATAATCCAGGTCCAGAACTGGCGTGCCCTGGTAGACGCCGACCGAAATCGCCGCGACAAAATGCTTGAGGGGAATCGCCGCAATCGCCTTGCTTTCCAGCAGCCGTGCAAACGCATCGTAAGCGGCGACCATGGCGCCGGTGATGGACGCCGTGCGGGTGCCGCCGTCGGCCTGGATCACGTCGCAGTCAAGGTGCAAGGTACGTTCGCCGAAAGCCTGCAGGTCGAACGCCGCGCGCAGCGAGCGGCCGATCAGGCGCTGGATTTCCTGGGTGCGGCCGGATTGTTTGCCGCGCGCCGCTTCGCGGTCCATGCGGGTATTGGTGGAACGCGGCAGCATGCCGTATTCGGCGGTCAGCCAGCCTTGCCCTTTGCCCTTCAGGAAACCGGGGACTTTTTCTTCCAGGCTGGCGGTACAGATGACTTTGGTATCGCCGAACTCAACCAGCACCGAACCTTCGGCGTGCTTGGTGTAGTTGCGGGTCAGGCGCACGGTGCGCAAGGCATCGGCGGCGCGTCCGCTAGGACGGGTAATGGTTGACATGTAGTTCCTTAAATATTCTTCTCTATAGCGCCGCGGATTTCCGCAATCGCCTGTTCAATGTCGGCGTCGCTGAAACCGTCTGGCGTGTCTGTCGCGCCAAGGCGCGGCGCCTGGATGGTGGTGGTCAGGCTGCCGATCGGCAAGGTATGGGTGACGATCGAGCTGGAAGGATCGTCGAGGTTCGGGTCGGCGCCCCAGGCCATTGCCAAAGCGGTAACATTATCGCTGGTTTTGCCGGCAATCCCAAGCGCATTGTTGACCAGCTCCGGCACCGCCCGCACGATCGTGCTGGTTTGCAGCCGTTGCGCCAGCACATGGTCGGGCAGCATCGACCACAGGCCGTCCGAGCACAGCAGCATGACGTCGCCCGCCTGCAGGCTGACGCGGCGCGACAGCTCGACGATCGGCATGTTGGTCGCGCCGAGACAGTTGAACAGCTTGTTGCGGTCGGGATGGGTGGCGCGTTCGGAGGGATCGGCCTTGCCTTGCGCAATCAGGCTTTCGATGCGCGAGTGGT
Coding sequences within it:
- a CDS encoding efflux RND transporter permease subunit, whose amino-acid sequence is MSDGKKSGFNLSRWALEHIPLTRYLMVVLVIGGILSYGRLGQDEDPPFTFRAMVVSAQWPGATALQMADQVTDKLEKKLQETPHIDTIRSYSKPGETLIILTLQESAPPKETADAWYQVRKKINDIKLTLPQGVVGPFFNDEFGETYGSIFAVSGDGFNYADVKDYADFVRQQLLTLPSVAKVDLFGVQDEKIFIEFSQKKFSQLGITVQDIVNQLSAQNALQSTGVLATATDNLQIRVSGALASPKDLENLQLRANNTTFRLGDFAVVKREYQDPPQTKMRFNGKEVIGLGVSMAKGGDIISLGKDMEKMTAQIKAKLPVGIDLERVSNQPKIVAESVNEFLKTLMEAVLIVLAVSFLSLGFHTKPFRIDVRPGLVVALTIPLVLAVTFLFMSIFSIDLHKISLGALIIALGLLVDDAIIAVEMMVRKMEEGLSRLEAATFAYTSTAMPMLTGTLITAAGFLPIGLAKSAAGEYTFSMFSVNALALLISWLVAVLFTPYIGFLLLKVKPAAGADGHHELFNTPFYTRVRRTVNWCVEWRKTTIALTLMVFALGVFGFKFIEEQFFPDSSRPELMIELWLPEGSSFAATEAEAKKFEAYIHAAPELESMTTYVGSGSPRFYLPLDQILPQTNVAQLVLLTKDLASRDALRLRITEAFKHGFPEVRGRVKLLPSGPPVPYAVQFRVSGTDAAKVRTIADQVKSVMNGNPNIIGLNDNWNESVKVLRIDLDQDKLRTLGIGSQTVMQTVNTMLTGTTIGQYREHDRLIDIVVRQPLDERATIDALNQANVPTASGKSVPLAQVATVKLVWEPGVVWREWRNWAITVQADVIDGVQGPTVTAQIDPQLDKIRAQLPPGYIIDVAGAAHDSGKAQDSIAANVPLVIFIIFTLLMLQLHSFSRSLLVFLTGPLGVAGAAAALLLLHRPFGFVAQLGVIALFGMIIRNSVILIDQIEHDIANGVAPWNAIVESAVRRCRPIMLTAAAAVLAMIPLSRSVFWGPMAVAIMGGLIVATGLTLLFLPALYAAWFRVKKPQPESGADNHG
- the hpnD gene encoding presqualene diphosphate synthase HpnD, whose amino-acid sequence is MSPDDYCQQKAAQSGSSFYYSFLFLPAERRRAITALYAFCREVDDTVDDCTDESVARTKLMWWRKEIAAMLAGNPSHPVTQALQPHLQTYGLDGKHLQAIIDGMEMDLNQTRYLDYPGLKQYCWHVAGVVGILSASIFGVSQPQTLQFAEQLGLAFQLTNIIRDVGEDGRKGRIYLPVNELQQFNVTAADILNARYSENFVNLMRFQVARAQQAYDDAFALLPKEDRRAQRPGLMMAAIYRALLDEIERDGFHVLNQRISLTPIRKLWLAWKTYVRG
- a CDS encoding efflux RND transporter periplasmic adaptor subunit — protein: MLTQINPRPAAAASAHMRAPALLLVCTLLLAACSKPPEKVEDIRPVRVVVLNPANADVTSELPGAVQARYESQLGFRVAGKIIARQVDVGSVVKRGQVLMRLDPKDLQLAQAQAVAAVSSAASNRDTAKADLKRYQDLRDKNFVSQAVLDAKDTAYKSAQATYDQAEAAFKGQLNQTAYATLESDVDGVVTAINAEAGQVVAAGTPVVSVARQGAKEVVVGAPENQVDKLRSSGDVQVRLWADPRQVIHGTVREVSPIADPVTRTYAIKIAIPDDTPNVKLGMTAYASFTSKTSDNAIKVPLTALLRVQDHSAVWVVEGATVHQVRQVPVQIDGQHGNEVWIQGALRAGQQVVTAGVNQLKPGQKVTILNGPEGSLPAGKAAASPPLAATTGGAAR
- the hpnC gene encoding squalene synthase HpnC, whose protein sequence is MPTNHYENFPVASLLLPARLRPAVKAIYAFARSADDLADEGDAAPEQRLRALHAYETALDRIEHKQAAESSLFQTLEQVIVEYRLPLAPFRDLLSAFKQDVVTTRYSQFPDLLDYCRRSANPVGALMLHLYGAATEQNLRDSDAICSALQLINFWQDVAIDWDKARIYLPLEDLQRFGVSQAQLAGGAVDHAWRRLMQFEVQRARSMMTGSQALALRLPGRVGWELRLVVQGGLRILELLEAADYDMFRQRPKLGKTDWLLLAWRALCMR
- a CDS encoding CreA family protein, whose protein sequence is MRTKSLAWKSLALLGLAAIVGGAASEAQAASEQVGEVSTAFRWVGRNDRVVVEAYDDPKVQGVTCYVSRARTGGVKGTVGLAEDRAEASIACRQVGAVQFSAKLPLQEDVFTERMSVLFKRLHIVRLVDPKRNTLVYLTYSDKLVDGSPQNSVTAVPVPPGSPIPLK